From a single Pasteurella atlantica genomic region:
- the pgsA gene encoding CDP-diacylglycerol--glycerol-3-phosphate 3-phosphatidyltransferase, protein MKLNLPTYLTIFRVILIPLFIITFYLPFKYAPEITTLLFFIAGLTDWFDGYLARKWSQVTRLGAFLDPVADKVLVAAALVCVVEHYHTWWITIPAIVMISREIIISALREWMAEIGERANVAVSWMGKVKTTAQMLSLGGLLWRYNFAMEVAAFIALYIASILTIWSMMQYLKASKNSLIQ, encoded by the coding sequence ATGAAGTTAAACTTACCGACCTACTTAACTATTTTTAGAGTGATTTTAATCCCTCTTTTTATTATTACGTTTTATTTGCCATTCAAATATGCCCCTGAAATTACGACATTACTCTTTTTTATTGCAGGGCTTACAGATTGGTTTGATGGATATTTAGCTCGAAAATGGAGTCAGGTGACTCGTCTGGGGGCTTTTTTAGATCCTGTTGCAGATAAAGTATTAGTTGCTGCAGCACTAGTGTGTGTGGTTGAACATTATCATACTTGGTGGATTACTATTCCTGCGATTGTGATGATTTCCCGTGAAATTATTATTTCAGCATTACGTGAATGGATGGCTGAAATTGGAGAGCGTGCAAATGTTGCAGTCTCTTGGATGGGTAAAGTCAAAACGACGGCTCAAATGCTCTCTTTAGGCGGATTATTATGGCGATACAATTTTGCAATGGAAGTCGCTGCTTTTATTGCTCTGTATATAGCCTCTATTTTAACAATATGGTCAATGATGCAATATTTAAAAGCATCAAAAAATAGTCTAATCCAATAA
- the pepN gene encoding aminopeptidase N gives MQPKAKHRKDYQYPDFTINEIYLDFQLDSIETVVTSTLTIERKNTQAIQLRLDGHSFEFLSLKYNDAEFKQFTQDKESLTLDLADYPNREFKLEIKTKLNPAQNTSLQGLYQSGDGICTQCEAEGFRQITYMLDRPDVLAKYTTKVTASKSQFPFLLSNGNRVAQGELENGRHWVEWQDPYPKPSYLFALVAGDFDLLQDTFTTMSGREVALEIYVDRGNLDRASWAMESLKRAMKWDEERFGLEYDLDIYMIVAVDFFNMGAMENKGLNVFNSKYVLANSQTATDTDYIDIESVIAHEYFHNWTGNRITCRDWFQLSLKEGLTVFRDQEFTSDLWSRPVKRIEDVRLLRLVQFAEDASPMSHPIRPEKVIEMNNFYTVTVYEKGAEVIRMLHTLLGEELFQKGMQLYVSENDGTAATCEDFVSAMERASGIDLTQFRRWYSQSGTPELTISDEYDERNYIYRLKVTQKTPATADQLDKVCLHIPLKIQLYSQEKGKKIKLQYNGKRVNDVLDVTQDHQVFEFHNVKHQPVPALLCDFSAPVRLEYNYSDEQLIALLKYTENDFVRWNTIQTLFNNELHQNLIRYQQDEELVLSETILDALNLVLADQKDTMLTALMLTLPKETEFAELFTVIDPEGIAAVHQFMQRTIAKNLRNELINTYHQNKTEAYQVAVQDIAKRALRNTCLSYLAFTSEGNKLVLSHYQSANNMTDTLAALSLSAKAQLDCRDQLLNDFEEKWHHDGLVMDKWFTIQGSRPDDNVLEIVQDLLEHRSFNFKNPNRVRSLIGTLSSHNLKAFHKIDGSGYRFLVEILIKLNEINPQVGARLIEPLIKFSRYDTQRQTLMRRGLKRLLDIDNLSDALFEKIDKALQQ, from the coding sequence ATGCAACCTAAAGCGAAACATAGAAAGGATTATCAATATCCAGATTTTACTATTAATGAAATCTATCTTGATTTTCAACTTGATTCTATTGAGACTGTCGTGACCTCTACTTTAACTATTGAGCGTAAAAATACACAGGCAATACAGCTACGTTTAGATGGTCATAGTTTTGAATTTTTATCATTAAAATATAATGATGCTGAATTTAAACAGTTTACACAAGATAAAGAATCTCTTACATTAGATTTAGCCGATTACCCAAATCGGGAATTTAAACTAGAAATTAAAACCAAACTTAACCCTGCACAAAATACGTCTTTACAGGGGCTATATCAATCTGGTGATGGCATTTGTACACAATGTGAAGCTGAAGGTTTTCGTCAAATTACTTATATGCTTGATCGCCCTGATGTACTTGCAAAATATACGACAAAAGTAACCGCTTCAAAATCACAATTTCCTTTCCTACTTTCAAATGGGAATCGTGTTGCACAGGGTGAGTTAGAGAATGGGCGTCATTGGGTTGAATGGCAAGACCCTTATCCAAAACCAAGTTATCTTTTTGCTTTAGTGGCGGGGGATTTTGATTTACTTCAAGATACTTTTACCACAATGAGTGGACGAGAGGTTGCATTAGAAATTTATGTGGATCGTGGCAATTTAGATCGAGCCTCTTGGGCAATGGAAAGTTTAAAACGTGCAATGAAATGGGATGAAGAACGTTTTGGACTAGAATATGATTTAGATATCTATATGATTGTAGCCGTCGATTTTTTCAATATGGGTGCGATGGAAAACAAAGGCTTAAATGTTTTTAACTCTAAATACGTGTTGGCTAATTCGCAAACTGCGACGGATACTGATTATATTGATATTGAAAGTGTGATTGCTCACGAATATTTTCATAACTGGACGGGCAATCGTATTACCTGCCGTGACTGGTTCCAGCTTAGTCTAAAAGAAGGATTAACCGTATTTAGAGATCAGGAGTTTACCTCAGATTTATGGTCTCGCCCTGTGAAACGTATTGAAGATGTGCGTTTATTACGCTTAGTCCAATTTGCTGAAGATGCTAGCCCAATGTCTCATCCAATTCGCCCTGAAAAAGTAATTGAAATGAATAATTTCTACACGGTGACTGTGTATGAAAAAGGGGCAGAAGTAATTCGAATGCTCCATACGTTATTAGGTGAAGAATTATTTCAAAAAGGAATGCAACTTTATGTGAGCGAAAATGATGGTACTGCGGCAACTTGTGAAGATTTTGTTTCTGCAATGGAACGAGCATCAGGTATCGATTTAACACAATTCCGACGTTGGTATAGTCAATCTGGTACCCCAGAATTAACGATTAGTGATGAGTATGATGAAAGAAATTATATTTATCGCCTTAAAGTGACACAAAAAACACCTGCAACAGCGGATCAATTGGATAAAGTGTGTTTACATATTCCACTTAAAATACAGTTATACTCCCAAGAAAAAGGGAAAAAAATTAAATTACAGTATAATGGAAAAAGGGTAAATGATGTATTAGATGTCACTCAAGATCATCAAGTATTTGAGTTTCATAATGTAAAACATCAGCCAGTTCCAGCACTACTTTGTGATTTTTCAGCACCTGTACGATTAGAGTATAATTATTCTGATGAACAGCTTATTGCATTGCTAAAATATACAGAAAATGATTTTGTACGTTGGAATACGATACAAACATTGTTTAATAATGAATTACATCAAAACTTAATTCGTTACCAACAGGATGAAGAATTAGTTCTATCTGAAACAATATTAGACGCATTAAATTTAGTTTTAGCCGATCAAAAAGATACAATGCTTACTGCTTTAATGCTCACTTTACCAAAAGAAACAGAATTTGCCGAGTTATTTACGGTAATTGATCCTGAAGGAATTGCAGCGGTACACCAATTTATGCAGCGTACTATTGCCAAAAACTTAAGAAATGAATTAATCAATACTTATCACCAAAACAAAACAGAGGCTTATCAAGTTGCTGTTCAAGATATTGCAAAACGAGCATTGCGTAATACGTGCTTGTCTTATTTAGCCTTTACTTCAGAGGGAAATAAGCTAGTTTTATCGCATTATCAATCAGCCAATAATATGACGGATACATTAGCTGCATTAAGTTTAAGTGCGAAAGCTCAACTTGATTGTAGAGATCAATTATTAAATGATTTTGAAGAAAAATGGCATCACGATGGTTTGGTAATGGATAAATGGTTTACTATTCAAGGAAGCCGTCCAGATGATAATGTATTAGAGATTGTTCAAGATTTACTGGAACATCGTAGTTTTAATTTTAAAAATCCAAATCGAGTGAGATCGCTTATTGGAACCTTGAGTTCACACAACTTAAAAGCATTCCATAAAATTGATGGTTCTGGTTATCGTTTCCTTGTGGAAATTTTAATTAAACTAAATGAAATTAACCCTCAAGTGGGTGCTCGTCTGATTGAACCGTTAATTAAGTTTTCTCGTTACGATACTCAACGTCAAACATTAATGCGTCGAGGCTTAAAACGTTTATTGGATATAGATAACTTATCTGATGCACTTTTTGAAAAAATAGATAAAGCATTACAACAATAA
- a CDS encoding methyltransferase family protein, with protein sequence MELKIPPPVIFLSCALLMKFMPKWGVFNCHISIIIVVICVAIIIDIMSLWGFFKEKTTASPFNPNKTSTLVTYGIYSITRNPMYLSLAMYLFAWGLWLGNSVSLVGIVLFCLYITYFQIYPEERYLEKQFGEMYRQYKKRVRRWI encoded by the coding sequence ATGGAATTAAAAATCCCACCACCAGTGATATTTTTAAGCTGTGCATTATTAATGAAGTTTATGCCTAAATGGGGAGTATTCAATTGTCATATCAGCATAATTATTGTGGTTATTTGTGTTGCTATTATAATTGATATAATGAGTTTATGGGGCTTTTTCAAAGAAAAAACAACGGCGAGTCCTTTTAATCCAAATAAAACCTCAACTTTAGTTACTTATGGTATTTATAGTATCACTCGCAATCCAATGTATTTAAGCCTTGCAATGTATTTATTTGCTTGGGGATTATGGCTTGGTAATAGTGTAAGCTTAGTTGGTATTGTATTGTTTTGCCTTTATATTACCTATTTTCAGATTTACCCTGAAGAACGTTATTTAGAAAAACAATTTGGTGAAATGTATCGCCAATACAAAAAAAGAGTAAGACGCTGGATTTAG
- a CDS encoding thymidine kinase: MAKLYFYYSSMNAGKSTTLLQSSYNYQERGMSTLVYTAAIDDRFGVGKVSSRIGISQEALLFRSDSDLFEEIAQYIKENPLHCVLIDEAQFLSKAQVYQLTEVVDKLKIPVLCYGLRTDFQSELFEGSRYLLSWADQLKELKTICYCGSKANFVIRMNEKGEAITQGAQIQIGGNDSYLAVCRRHYKEKTGQL, encoded by the coding sequence ATGGCAAAACTCTATTTTTACTATTCATCAATGAATGCAGGAAAATCAACGACCCTGCTACAATCCTCTTACAACTATCAAGAAAGAGGAATGAGTACCCTTGTTTATACTGCTGCGATTGACGATCGCTTTGGAGTGGGAAAAGTCTCTTCTCGCATTGGTATTTCACAAGAGGCGTTATTATTTAGATCAGACTCTGATTTATTTGAAGAAATTGCTCAATATATTAAAGAAAATCCACTACATTGTGTACTCATTGATGAAGCACAATTTCTAAGTAAAGCACAAGTTTATCAGTTAACAGAAGTGGTAGATAAACTCAAAATTCCTGTTCTTTGCTATGGCTTACGCACCGATTTTCAATCTGAATTATTTGAAGGAAGTCGTTATCTCCTTTCTTGGGCAGATCAACTTAAAGAGTTAAAAACAATTTGTTATTGCGGCTCAAAAGCAAATTTTGTGATCAGAATGAACGAAAAAGGTGAAGCCATTACTCAAGGTGCTCAGATCCAAATTGGTGGTAATGATAGCTATTTAGCGGTCTGTCGTCGTCATTATAAAGAGAAAACAGGTCAGTTATAA
- the zapB gene encoding cell division protein ZapB, protein MSVEILDQLEKKIRETVETIQLLQLEVEELKGKNNELNSVKEKLSQENEELKAEQDKWQDRVRSLLGQIDNI, encoded by the coding sequence ATGTCTGTTGAAATTCTTGATCAATTAGAGAAAAAGATTAGAGAAACGGTTGAAACCATTCAATTGTTACAACTTGAAGTTGAAGAGCTCAAAGGGAAAAACAACGAACTAAATTCGGTTAAAGAAAAACTCTCTCAAGAAAATGAAGAGTTAAAAGCAGAGCAAGACAAATGGCAAGATCGTGTACGCTCTCTACTTGGACAGATTGATAATATCTAA